One region of Ammospiza caudacuta isolate bAmmCau1 chromosome 22, bAmmCau1.pri, whole genome shotgun sequence genomic DNA includes:
- the PARK7 gene encoding Parkinson disease protein 7 — protein MASKRALVILAKGAEEMETVIPTDVMRRAGIKVTIAGLTGKEPVQCSRDVFICPDASLEDARKEGPYDVVVLPGGNLGAQNLSESAAVKDILKDQESRKALIAAICAGPTALLAHGIGYGSKVTTHPLAKDKMMNGAHYSYSESRVEKDGNILTSRGPGTSFEFGLAIVETLLGKEVAEQVKAPLILKD, from the exons ATGGCCTCCAAGAGAGCATTGGTGATCCTGGCTAAGGGGGCAGAGGAGATGGAAACTGTAATCCCCACTGATGTTATGAGAAGGGCTGGG ATCAAGGTGACTATTGCAGGCCTGACAGGAAAAGAACCAGTGCAGTGCAGTCGAGATGTCTTCATTTGTCCTGATGCCAGTCTTGAAGATGCCAGAAAAGAG GGGCCTTATGATGTTGTGGTCCTGCCTGGAGGGAACCTTGGGGCTCAAAACTTGTCTGAG tctgctgctgtgaaagacATTTTGAAGGaccaggaaagcagaaaagccCTGATTGCTGCAATATGTGCAG GTCCTACTGCCCTTCTGGCCCATGGCATTGGGTATGGAAGCAAAGTCACAACACATCCTCTGGCCAAAGACAAAATGATGAATGGGG CACACTACTCGTACTCGGAGAGCCGCGTGGAGAAGGACGGGAACATCCTCACCAGCCGTGGGCCTGGCACCAGCTTTGAGTTTGGCTTGGCCATCGTGGAAACTCTGCTGGGCAAGGAAGTGGCTGAACAGGTGAAGGCCCCTCTAATACTGAAAGATTGA
- the TNFRSF9 gene encoding tumor necrosis factor receptor superfamily member 9: MAPGRALLPAALLALALSPGAAAALPCGAHCPAGTFVKSADCARGASAPCQPCPAGTFSSAAGSGGCRMCRRCEAPFRYLKNCSSTSDAECTCKEGYRCGNDRCTFCTRSCGVGQESTSKGCQPCRYGTFNDQPNGSCKNWTMCAGNQILVPGTPAKDVICKHASVNSTLVTTLPTTSLDIPFYITVPGKDVQADTIRISLAVAGLSCLMFLLPLCICFSVWQKKKLHAVFKKMHTPEQSVQEDDACSCHFPEEEQGEYQNPGKSTELRDLLVN, from the exons ATGGCTccgggccgggcgctgctgCCCGCGGCGCTGCTGGCGCTGGCGCTGAGCCCGGGAgccgcggccgcgctgccgTGCGGCGCTCACTGCCCGGCGG GTACCTTCGTAAAGAGCGCCGACTGCGCACGGGGAGCGAGCGCgccgtgccagccctgcccggccggCACCTTCTCCAGCGCGGCGGGAAGCGGCGGCTGCAGGATGTGTCGGCGGTGCGAAG CACCGTTTCGGTATTTGAAAAATTGCTCCTCAACAAGTGATGCTGAATGCACGTGCAAGGAGGGTTATCGCTGCGGCAATGATCGCTGCACCTTCTGCACCCGAAGCTGCGGCGTGGGTCAGGAGAGCACCAGCAAAG GTTGCCAGCCTTGCCGCTATGGAACCTTTAATGATCAGCCCAATGGCTCCTGTAAAAACTGGACAAT GTGCGCTGGAAACCAAATCCTGGTGCCCGGAACTCCAGCAAAAGATGTCATTTGCAAACATGCTTCAGTTAATTCCACTTTAGTCACTACTCTACCTACAACATCTCTTGACATTCCATTTTATATCACTGTGCCAG GGAAGGATGTTCAGGCAGACACAATCAGGATTTCTCTCGCTGTGGCTGGGCTGTCGTGCTTGatgttcctgctgcctttgtgcaTCTGCTTCAGTGTCTGGCAGAAAAAGAAACTACATGCTGTCTTCAAGAAAA TGCACACACCTGAACAGTCAGTTCAGGAAGATGatgcctgcagctgccactTCCCTGAGGAAGAACAAGGTGAATATCAGAATCCTGGCAAATCCACAGAATTGAGAGATCTCCTGGTGAACTAG